Genomic segment of Alistipes sp. ZOR0009:
TTTTCTTAACCAAATCGATCTGCTCGATAATATGGCCCGAAGCATGAGGTTCGATGCTTGGGGGAAGCACATTAAGAAGCTTCATTGCATCATGGTAGCGGTTGGTGTAATACTGCACCACCTCCATGGGCTCCAGCTCCTCTAATCGGGCTTTCTTGCCTATTTTATCGTCTCCGCTATCGGCATCATTCTCAAGGTGGCCAACGTCGGTAATGTTACGCACATAGCGAACCTTGTACCCTCTATTTTTGAGATAACGAAACAGCAAATCGAAGGTGATGGCTGGACGAGCGTGCCCCAAATGCGGATCGCCATAAACCGTAGGACCGCAAACATATAGTCCTACATGTGGAGGGTTGATTGGTATAAAATCTTCCTTTTTTCGCGTAAGCGTATTGTAAATCTGCAATTTGCCTTCCATCACTTAAAAAAAATAGTTCGAAACACAAAGTTAATGATTTATGAGCGAATGACGAGCATCTGAAAAGATAAAATGGAAATATAGCAAAGCCAGCCACCTATGCTACTGGCATAAAACTGCATTTTGCTGAATATCGTAAAGGCATTACCGCAGCTCTATAGCCCTTAAAAAAGGCTAGAAGGCAGTTTATTCGAGAATATGGCAATAAGCTTCTTGGTTTTTTGTACCTTTGTGAATAGTTCATTTCACCCGCCCCCGTTCATTTTTAATAGAATAACTTTATGAAGAAAGTTAAAAGCGACGAAAAATCAAGCAGCAAAAGCATTAAGAAAAAAAGTATCGAAAAGCACATTTTTGAGATTATCTCCACGCATCCCAACAAATCATTTAGCTACAAAGAGATTGCTAAAACTTTGGGATTGAAGGATAACGGACAAAAGCACACCGTGATGGTTTGCCTAACAGAGCTCAAGCGCATGGGCATGGTGAACGAGATTGAGCACGGGGTATTTAAGGTTGTTACCAAGGGGGGATTTGTTGTCGGCAAGGTAGATATGACGCAGAGTGGTTCTGCCTTTATCATATCACCAGATACCGAAGAAGATGTATTCATTTCGCCAAGTAAAATGAACCAAGCGCTACACGGCGATACGGTTCGCGTTTACGTTTATCCCTATAAAGGGAAAAAACGCCCAGAAGGAGAAATCGTAGAGATACTTGAAGCAGGAAAGCGTCAATATGTTGGAACGGTAGAGATGTCGCCCAACTATATATTCGTAGTACCCGATGGCAAGCAAATGCCGTTCGACATATTTGTACCAATGCGCCATGCTGGCGATGCCCAAAATGGCGACAAGGTAATTGTTAAGGTTATCGAGATGCCTAAAACAGGGAAGAATCCAATTGGAGAAATCGTTGAAGTTTTAGGAAAGCCTGGCGACAATGAGGTAGAAATGCACGCAATACTAGCCGATTACGGACTACCATATAAGTTTCCTGAAGAGGTTGAGCGCGCAGCAGATTTCATTAAAGATGACATAATTCCATCAGAAATTGCCAAGCGCCGAGATATGCGCCACATTACCACGTTTACTATAGACCCTGCTGACGCCAAGGACTTTGACGATGCATTATCGTTTAGTAAGCTCCCCAATGGCCATATTGAGGTTGGCGTACACATTGCAGATGTTTCGCACTACCTACAGCCAGGCTCTATTATCGATAAGGAGGCTGTAGAAAGAGCAACATCCGTTTATCTTGTAGATAGAACCGTTCCGATGCTACCAGAGCGGCTATCAAACTTCCTCTGCTCGCTTCGTCCTAACGAGGACAAGCTTACCTACTCGGCTGTATTTGAGTTGGACGAAGATGCCAATGTAATTAACACATGGATAGGCAGAACCGTTACCCACTCGGATCGTAGATTTACCTATGAGGAAGCTCAGGAGGTTATTGAAACAGGGAATGGTGACTACAAAGATGAGATTCTAACCCTACATAAGCTGGCCCAGAAATTACGTGCCGACAGATTCAAGCACGGAGCCATTGCCTTTGATAGAGAAGAGGCCAAATTCGAAATAGATGAGACAGGAAAGCCTCTAAGAGTCTACTTTAAGACACAAAAGGAGAGCAATCAGCTCATAGAAGAGTTTATGCTTTTGGCCAACAAGAAAGTTGCAGAACATATTGGTAAGGTAAAAGGAAGAAGTAAACCAAAAACATTTGTTTACCGTATTCACGACGTGCCTAATCCCGAAAAGTACGACACCTTCCGCCGTTTTGTTGTGAAATTTGGTTACTACCTACAAGCAAGCAACAGCAAAGGCATCTCAAAAGAGCTAAATCAGCTGCTATCTGACGTAAAAGGCAAGACTGAGGAAAACCTGATAGAGACCCTAGCGGTACGCTCGATGGCAAAGGCAAAATACTCGACTGAAAACATAGGCCACTACGGGCTACAGTTCGACTACTATACCCATTTCACCTCACCTATTCGACGCTACCCGGATGTGATGGTGCATCGCTTGCTCGACATGTACGATCATGGTGCCTCTTCTCAGGATCAAGAATCGTACGAAGAGCTATGCCTACAATCCTCCGAAATGGAGATCAAAGCATCCGATGCCGAAAGAGCATCCATCAAGTACAAAATGGTAGAGTTCATGGTGGATAAAGTTGGGATGGAGTTCGATGGTATCGTTTCTGGCGTTACGGATTGGGGCATCTACGTAGAGATCAAGGAAAACAAGGTTGAAGGAATGGTTTCGACCCGCGACCTAACCGACGATAGCTACATCTTTGATGAGGACAGCTACAGCCTAGTTGGCCGCAACACTGGAAGACGCTTTACCCTTGGAGATGAAGTGCGCATACGTGTTCTACGAACCAACCTAGCGCGCAAGCAGCTAGACTACGAGCTAATTGGAGTTGGCGGCCAAGAAGTTTCCTTTGAACCTGCCGTTAACACAGGATTCTCAGGAAAAGGAAGCGCCCGAACCAGCAGAGAACCGCATAAAAGCAGATCGGAAGGACGCAAAACAGAGCGAAAATCGGGAAGCCGAAAAAGCGGTGAAAAGAAAGCAGGAAAAAAATCAAGCAGCAAAAGAAGAAGATAAGAAAAGGCTCCTACGGGAGCCTTTTTAGCAATTGCCAATTGCCAAATAAAACCTACTTTGCATATTCTTTTAAACACAAGCCTAAGCACTATGAGAAAAATTCTAATAGCTTTACTAGGAGTGCTTTCTATTAGCAGCATAGCAAATGCGCAAAAACGCTATGTCCTAACATCTCCCGATAAGCAAATCACTGCAACAATTACGGCAGGCGATACCCTTACCTATAAAGTCGATTACAAAGGAGAGACCGTCCTACAACCATCGAAGCTAACGCTCACCTTTGGCGGACTAAAGACCTTTGGCGTTAAACCCAAGGTTGCAAATGCCAAACAAACCTCTGTTGACGAAATAATTGATGCGGTAGTTGCCCAAAAATCCTCCAAGATTGCCGATAGCTACAACCAGCTAACTATCAAATTTAGGAGAGGATACGCTATAGCTTTCCGCGCATACAACGATGGTGTTGCATACCGCTGGCAAACCACCATCAAAGGAGAGCATATTGTAAAAGATGAGCTGGTTGAATTTGCCTTTCCCGACAAAGCAAAGCTATGGTTTCCGGAAGAGAAAAGCATCTACTCGCATCAGGAGCGTAAATACAGCTACATTAACCTAGCGGAAGTTGGACCAACCCGATTCGGATCAACAGGAATGCTTGTTGACTTAGGGAAAGCTAAGGTTTACCTCTCAGAATCGGATTTGGAAGAGTATCCAGGAATGTTTCTACGAGGTAGTGCATCAAAGCCAAACTCGTTGATCGGAAAATTTGCAGGATATCCGCTTGAGGTAAAATCAAAATCGGATAGAGACGAGGTGGTAACCCAGTATGCCGATTTTTTGGCTAAAACCGCAGGCTCCAGAACATTTCCTTGGCGCCTAATGGTAATTACCGACAACGACATAAAGTTGGCTGAGTCGATGATGGTTTACAAGCTGGCATCCGAAAATAGAATAAAAGATCCATCGTGGATTAAACCTGGGAAAGTTGCCTGGGACTGGTGGAATGATCTAAACATATACAACACAGAGATCAAATCGGGTGTAAATACCGAAACCTACAAGTACTATATCGACTTTGCAAGCAGATATGGCCTTCGCTACATCATCCTTGATGAAGGATGGTACCACCTCGAAGATGTGCTAAAGGTAAAAAAGGAGGTGAATATAGAGGAGCTAATCAGCTACGGCAAATCGAAGAACGTAGATATCATACTTTGGGTTACATGGAAAGCCCTAAACGAAAAGATGGATGAAGCCTTGACCCAATTCGAAAAATGGGGAGTTAAGGGCATTAAGGTTGACTTCATGCAGCGCGACGATCAAAAGATGGTAGAGTTTTACTATACCACAGCGAGCAAAGCGGCCGAACATAAGCTGCTAGTCGACTATCATGGCGCCTACAAGCCAACCGGATTACAGCGAACCTTCCCGAACGTAATAAGCTTCGAGGGTGTTTACGGCCTAGAGCAAAATAAGTGGACAGACGACGAAACCGTAGACCACAACGTAACGCTTCCTTTCATCAGAATGGTTGCAGGGCCAATGGACTTTACGCCTGGAGCAATGCTTAACGCTACCAAAGATGAGTTTAAAGCCAACTGGAGTCGTCCAATGGCTTACGGAACCCGCTGCCATCAGCTGGGAATGTATGTAATTTACGAAAGTCCGCTACAAATGCTTGCCGATAGCCCTTCGAACTACTACCACGAACCAGCTGCTATGGATTTCCTATCAAAAGTTCCTACCGTTTGGGACCAAACCATAGGAATTGATGGAAAGGTAGGAGATTTCATTATCATGGCTCGCCGCAGCGGCAGCCAATGGTACATTGGAGGAATGACCGACTGGACCTCGCGAGATGCAACCATTAAGCTCGATTTTCTGCCAGAAGGGGAGCACACGCTAACGCTTTGGCAGGATGGCCCCAACGCCGATAAGGCAGCGGTAGACTGCATAACCAAAAAGATAACAGTTAGCAAAGGGCAAACAATCACCATCCCAATGGCCAAAGGAGGTGGGTTTGTTGGCATAATAGAATAACAGGAACTCGTAATAACAGCAAAGCCTGCTCTTTTATAGAGCAGGCTTTGCTGTTTGTAACCAAAATAAGATGCAGAGGAAAAAGATAAACTTTGCTTCCATTTTTATATTCTTAAGAAATCTATCAGCCAACAACAACAATTTCAGCAGAATTTTTAGTTACTTGAAGGCTAGATAGCGACCTATAGCAAAAAATTGTGACCATTCTGAAAATTAGGCACAAAAAAAGCAAAGTAAGAGCATATGAATCCGACTTCAGTAGAAGCAAAACTTAGAGAAATACTATACACCGAAGGAGCCTCCGATCTACAACGAGTAAGTGCACTTGTTGGGATGGTACGCCCTGCTACAGCTTCCGATACCAAGGCAGCAAATGCCAGTTTTAAGGAAATTATTGATGCTCTTACTAAAGATTCAAGTCTAGGAACCACCCTATCGGAAATAATCCTAAGAATAGCAGATTCCTACCACCTGCAAAAGTTCTTTACAGAATGCGGAATTGTTTCGACCAAAAGCTTCTGGTCCGATTTTTTTGCAAAAGCAAACCGTAAATTCTTGCCAGAATACTATCCAGAGGATGACATTCGCCACCTTATTAGGGAGGTGTTTCATCGCGCTACCGACTACATTTGGCTATCGGCGCTATCTGACGAAACCTGGGAGCAGCTTTGCAATATTATAAAAACAACCGACAAGTCAGATTCGACAATATACAGCAATCCAAGCTACCTCCTCGAATCTATTCAGATACTGGCACAACGAATTACGGCCATTGCCTACGAACCCGAGATCGACTCCAAGCTCCCAGATATAGAGGATATCTCCTCGCCATATGTCGACTTAACCAGAGGCGCAATTCTCTTCATAAAGGCAATTAAAGCAAACGAGCAGCCCGAGCTTGTTCGCACCCGTGGAGAGGAGCTCATGCAGCTCATTACCCAATGCAGGCAAGGCGTAGAGCAGATATATGAGAACAAGGATCAGTATGGAGTAGACATGCACTTTGTATACCTTATTAAAAGGCTCGAACAGCAAATCAACCGGCTGCAGCTGCTAGCAGATGTTGTTCTTACAAGAGGAACAAGGCAGGAGTCTACCAGCATACATCGCCTACTAGCCCATCTGCTAAAGGCCGAGAAGCAACAAAACAGCATACAAAAGCACATACACTCCAACCTGCAGCTGCTACTTTATAAGATTGCCGTTAACACCTCTAAGGTAGGCGAGCACTACAAGGTAGCTTCGCGAATGGAATACTTTATAATGCTAAAATCGGCGCTCGGCGGAGGATTGATTGTTGGCCTGCTAGCCTGCCTAAAGATAGGAATATCGTACCTTCCCTTCTCGCCTTTAGGAACCGCATTAGGATACAGCATAAACTATGCAATGGGCTTTGTTGCAATATACATGCTCCACTTCACCTTGGCAACCAAGCAGCCAGCCATGACCGCCTCTACCATAGCCAAAACATTGGCCAACGGGGACTCCACCAACGTTATTACCAACGAGACCAGGCTACTTATAAGACAGATTGCAAGAAGCCAAATTGTATCGCTAGTAGGAAATGTTGCCGCATCGCTCCCCTTTGCATGGCTCCTAACAAAGCTCTTTACGCTAGCCCTTGGCAGCCATATTGCAACACCCGCCAAAAGTATTGCCCTTATGGACGATATAAACCCGTGGCTTAGCCTATCGCTCTACTATGCTGCTGTTGCCGGGGTTTATCTCATGATTTCGGGATTAATTGCCGGATACTACGACAACCTAATACTGCATAACAGCTTCTACCTACGCCTAAAGAGCCACTACCGATTACGAAAAATTCTAGGTCAACGACGCCTTGATAAGCTTTCGCTTTACCTCTCGAACAACCTCGGCAATATTGCCGGAAATATTTTCCTTGGCGTATTCCTTGGCGTAACCTCCACTATCGGACATTTTATAGGTATCCCAATTGATATTAGGCACGTAACCTTCTCTGCGGCCAACTTTGGCATAGCGTTGGCCGAATATCCAGGGCTAATACCAGCTAACATGCTGGCTGGAGTTGCTATCGGGATTTTCGGTATCGGATTGGTAAACGTTTTTGTAAGCTTTGGCCTATCCATAGCCATTGCGCTCTACTCGCACGGCGCAAATCCATCCGAATATGTTCGTCTGCTAAAGGACATCCTAAAAGATTTCCTCAAGGCTCCCCACCTCTACATCTTCCCTGCAAAGGATAGGAAGCTCACAGAGGCAAAAAAGGATCCCCAACAATAGCCTTTCACATTCCGAGATTATAAGCCAATACAACGTTTTTAAACTTATTTTGACAGTCAACAGCCATTCATAATCACATAATTGATGCCATCTGCAAGCTATAAAACATCTAAATAGATGCTTTTTACAGCCATATGTATTATAAATCGAAAAAAATATAATATATTTCGCACATGGTTAAAGATCGCATTAATAACATGTACCATCTATCAGGCAAGGGGCTATATAGCTGCTGGCTTTGCTGATTTAACCCGTCTACATAAAAAAGGCGAGGAGTTCTTCCTCGTGCCTTAATCATCATATTACATAACTAATAGCCGTAAGGAGATAGATACTCCTTCGCATTGTCATGGAAAAAGGAATTGCTTTCGACATCAAACGCTTTGCCGTTAATGATGGCCCAGGTATTAGGACTGTTATATTCCTAAAAGGCTGCCCCCTAAAATGCCAATGGTGCCATAATCCCGAAGGAATAAGCAGGGATATAGAGCTTTGCACCAAAAACGTAAAAGTAGATGGGGTAAGCTACTGCATGCCTCACCGCATAGGGTACGAAACGTCATCAACCGAGCTTATTGCCGAGGTTATGAAGGATCAAATATTCATGGAGGATTCGGGAGGAGGGGTTACCTTCTCTGGCGGCGAACCGCTACTGCAGCACGACCTTCTAAAGGAGGCGCTACAGGGCCTAAGACAGCGAGGTGTACACACCGCTGTAGATACTTCGGGCCTATCCACCTGGAATATATTTGAAAAAATAAATCCCTACACCAACCTTTACCTGTACGACCTCAAATGCATCGATAACGACAAGCATATCCGCATGACAGGCGTATCGAACGCGGCTATTATCGAAAATCTAAAACGGCTATCGGGCACCGGCATCCCCTTTCATATACGGATACCGGTAATTCCCACCCTCAACTTCGACGATGAGGAGATGCAGCGAATCTATACATTCCTGACATCCCTAAAGGGAATTAGGCAGGTAGACCTGCTGCCCTACCACAAGGTAGCCCAATCTAAATACGAACGAATGGGCATTACCAACAAGCTGTTTGAGGAGCGCTCGCTTGGCGCAGAGGATCTCCAATCCTACGCCGAGCTCTTCCGCAACCTTAATGTACCTGTTACTATTGGAGGCTAGAGTACTAAAATCACATAAACGACGACAAACAATGAACGAAAGAGTTAAACAACTACGAGAGGAGAGCTTAAATGCTGTAAACACCCTTTCGTCCGAACGGGGGATACTGATAACCCAGTTCTTTAAAAGTATGGAGGATCATAAGATATCGGTACCTATGCTTAGGGCCATGTCCTTCGACTACATCCTCAACAATAAAAAAATATATATAGGTAAAGGGGAGCTTATCGTGGGCGAAAGAGGTCCAAAGCCCAAGGCTACACCAACCTACCCCGAGATTTGCGTCCACACCCAGGACGATCTCGAAATCCTCAACAACCGTAAGCATGTATCCTTTAAGGTCGACGAGCAAACACGCATCGACTTTAGGGATATCATTACCCCCTACTGGACTGGTCGTACCAACCGCGACCGAATAATGAGAGCCCAGAATAAGGAGTGGAAGAAAGCCTTCGAAGCGGGCATCTTTACCGAGTTTATGGAGCAGCGCGCTCCCGGACATACGGTGTGCGGTGGCAAAATCTACCAGATGGGAATGAACGACTTCATCGAACAAATTGATGGGGTTATTAAGCAGATCTGCGTCCAAAAGGATATCGACAGCAATAAGCTCGAGGAGCTAAAGTCGATGCGGGTTGCAGCCCAAGCCATCATCAGCTACGCCAACAGGCACGCCGACGAGCTCGAAATCCTTGCATCAACCGAACAGGATACGGCTCGCGAGGCGGAGCTCCGCAAGATGGCTCAGGTATGCCGCAACGTACCGGCCAATAAGCCCCAAACATTCCACGAGGCGCTCCAGTACTACTGGTTTATCCACCTTGGCGTAATCACCGAGCTCAACCCTTGGGATGCCTTCAACCCCGGCCGATTAGATCAGCACCTTTACCCCTTCTATATCGCCGACATAGAGAATGGAACCCTAACAAAAGAGGAGGCCATAGAGCTGCTCCAATGCTTTTGGGTGAAGTTCAACAACCACCCCTCACCTCCTAAAGTAGGAATCACCGCGCAGGAGAGCAGCACCTACACCGACTTCTGCCTAATAAACGTGGGAGGTGTTAAGGAGGATGGCAGCGATGGCGTTAACGAGGTCTCCTTCATGATTCTCGATGTTATCGAGGAGATGCGCCTGCTTCAACCCAGCTCTATGGTGCAGCTATCGAAGAAGAACCCCGACAGCTTTATCGATCGAACCATCCACATCTCCAAAACTGGCTTCGGGCAGCCCTCCATCTTCAACACAGACGCCATGATCCAGGAGATGCTCCGCCAAGGAAAAAGCATTACCGACGCCAGACGCGGAGGAGCCAGCGGATGCGTGGAGGTGGGAGCCTTTGGAACCGAGGCCTACTGGCTTTCGGGCTACTTCAATATCCCCAAGATATTCGAGCTTACCCTAAATAACGGATACGACCCCAGAACCTCGCAGCAGCTTGGCCCCAAAACAGGCGACGCCGCCGCCTTCACCTCCTACGAGGAGCTGCTTAAAGCTTTCGAGGAGCAGGTAAACCACTTTATGCGCATCAAGATTGAGGGTAACGTAAAGAACGAGCGCATATTTGCCCAGTTTATGCCCGTTCCTTTCCTCTCCATTTTGGTGGACGACTGCATAACCAACGGTGTAGACTACAACGCAGGCGGAGCACGCTACAACACCACCTACGTACAGGGTGTAGGACTCGGAACCATTACCGACTGCCTCTCGGCCATCAAATTCCACGTCTTCGAAAAGAAGAACGTAAGCATGAGCATCATGCTGCAAGCGCTAAGAAGCAACTTCGAAGGCTACCAAAACCTGCGCAACGAGCTTATATTCAATACGCCAAAGTATGGTAACGACGACGATCGCGCAGATAGATGCCTAAACGAGGTATTTGAGATATACTACAACGCGGTTGACGGAAAGCCAAACCCCAGAGGTGGCGTACACCGAGTAGACCTGCTTCCAACCACCTGCCACATCTACTTTGGTAAGGTAACCGGAGCATTACCCGATGGAAGAAAGGCCAACACCCCTCTTTCTGAAGGTATATCCCCCTCGCAAGGCTGCGACACCAACGGACCTACCGCTGCCATAAAGTCGGCTTCCAAAATAGACCACGTACGAACAGGAGGAACGCTGCTAAACATGAAATTTGCTCCCCAATTCTTTAAAAACGAGGAGGCTATTAAGCGTGTATCCAGCTTAGTTCGCAGCTACTTTAAGCTAGATGGCCACCATATTCAGTTTAACGTGGTTAATGCCGACACGCTCCGAAAAGCGCAGAAGCAACCAGAGCTATACCGCGATCTGATTGTAAGAGTTGCGGGCTTCAGCGACTACTTCAACGATCTGGGTCCTGAGCTCCAAAACGAAATTATCACTCGCACCGAGCATGAATCCATATAGCATAGCTTAGAAGCCTTACGCCTCTACAAGCCTTTTTAGGGCTACCGGCTCCAAGAAGGGTAGAGCGCTGAAGGCGACCTAGCTGTAGCGCTTCTTCTATAAGTGTAACGCATACCTCCATCATAGGGGTATGCGTTTTTTCATATCCCCCCACAAAAGTAGCGGCTTCGAGGTGCTGACGGTCACCTTACCCGCACCCGCTTTTCAGAATTGCATGTTCCCTCTTAGGCAGCACTGCCAAATTGAGCGAAATACGAGCAAGTAGCGCGCTAAAACAAGCCCAAAGATGAGAGGCA
This window contains:
- the rnr gene encoding ribonuclease R; translation: MKKVKSDEKSSSKSIKKKSIEKHIFEIISTHPNKSFSYKEIAKTLGLKDNGQKHTVMVCLTELKRMGMVNEIEHGVFKVVTKGGFVVGKVDMTQSGSAFIISPDTEEDVFISPSKMNQALHGDTVRVYVYPYKGKKRPEGEIVEILEAGKRQYVGTVEMSPNYIFVVPDGKQMPFDIFVPMRHAGDAQNGDKVIVKVIEMPKTGKNPIGEIVEVLGKPGDNEVEMHAILADYGLPYKFPEEVERAADFIKDDIIPSEIAKRRDMRHITTFTIDPADAKDFDDALSFSKLPNGHIEVGVHIADVSHYLQPGSIIDKEAVERATSVYLVDRTVPMLPERLSNFLCSLRPNEDKLTYSAVFELDEDANVINTWIGRTVTHSDRRFTYEEAQEVIETGNGDYKDEILTLHKLAQKLRADRFKHGAIAFDREEAKFEIDETGKPLRVYFKTQKESNQLIEEFMLLANKKVAEHIGKVKGRSKPKTFVYRIHDVPNPEKYDTFRRFVVKFGYYLQASNSKGISKELNQLLSDVKGKTEENLIETLAVRSMAKAKYSTENIGHYGLQFDYYTHFTSPIRRYPDVMVHRLLDMYDHGASSQDQESYEELCLQSSEMEIKASDAERASIKYKMVEFMVDKVGMEFDGIVSGVTDWGIYVEIKENKVEGMVSTRDLTDDSYIFDEDSYSLVGRNTGRRFTLGDEVRIRVLRTNLARKQLDYELIGVGGQEVSFEPAVNTGFSGKGSARTSREPHKSRSEGRKTERKSGSRKSGEKKAGKKSSSKRRR
- a CDS encoding glycoside hydrolase family 97 protein; the encoded protein is MRKILIALLGVLSISSIANAQKRYVLTSPDKQITATITAGDTLTYKVDYKGETVLQPSKLTLTFGGLKTFGVKPKVANAKQTSVDEIIDAVVAQKSSKIADSYNQLTIKFRRGYAIAFRAYNDGVAYRWQTTIKGEHIVKDELVEFAFPDKAKLWFPEEKSIYSHQERKYSYINLAEVGPTRFGSTGMLVDLGKAKVYLSESDLEEYPGMFLRGSASKPNSLIGKFAGYPLEVKSKSDRDEVVTQYADFLAKTAGSRTFPWRLMVITDNDIKLAESMMVYKLASENRIKDPSWIKPGKVAWDWWNDLNIYNTEIKSGVNTETYKYYIDFASRYGLRYIILDEGWYHLEDVLKVKKEVNIEELISYGKSKNVDIILWVTWKALNEKMDEALTQFEKWGVKGIKVDFMQRDDQKMVEFYYTTASKAAEHKLLVDYHGAYKPTGLQRTFPNVISFEGVYGLEQNKWTDDETVDHNVTLPFIRMVAGPMDFTPGAMLNATKDEFKANWSRPMAYGTRCHQLGMYVIYESPLQMLADSPSNYYHEPAAMDFLSKVPTVWDQTIGIDGKVGDFIIMARRSGSQWYIGGMTDWTSRDATIKLDFLPEGEHTLTLWQDGPNADKAAVDCITKKITVSKGQTITIPMAKGGGFVGIIE
- a CDS encoding glycyl-radical enzyme activating protein produces the protein MEKGIAFDIKRFAVNDGPGIRTVIFLKGCPLKCQWCHNPEGISRDIELCTKNVKVDGVSYCMPHRIGYETSSTELIAEVMKDQIFMEDSGGGVTFSGGEPLLQHDLLKEALQGLRQRGVHTAVDTSGLSTWNIFEKINPYTNLYLYDLKCIDNDKHIRMTGVSNAAIIENLKRLSGTGIPFHIRIPVIPTLNFDDEEMQRIYTFLTSLKGIRQVDLLPYHKVAQSKYERMGITNKLFEERSLGAEDLQSYAELFRNLNVPVTIGG
- the hypD gene encoding trans-4-hydroxy-L-proline dehydratase, which encodes MNERVKQLREESLNAVNTLSSERGILITQFFKSMEDHKISVPMLRAMSFDYILNNKKIYIGKGELIVGERGPKPKATPTYPEICVHTQDDLEILNNRKHVSFKVDEQTRIDFRDIITPYWTGRTNRDRIMRAQNKEWKKAFEAGIFTEFMEQRAPGHTVCGGKIYQMGMNDFIEQIDGVIKQICVQKDIDSNKLEELKSMRVAAQAIISYANRHADELEILASTEQDTAREAELRKMAQVCRNVPANKPQTFHEALQYYWFIHLGVITELNPWDAFNPGRLDQHLYPFYIADIENGTLTKEEAIELLQCFWVKFNNHPSPPKVGITAQESSTYTDFCLINVGGVKEDGSDGVNEVSFMILDVIEEMRLLQPSSMVQLSKKNPDSFIDRTIHISKTGFGQPSIFNTDAMIQEMLRQGKSITDARRGGASGCVEVGAFGTEAYWLSGYFNIPKIFELTLNNGYDPRTSQQLGPKTGDAAAFTSYEELLKAFEEQVNHFMRIKIEGNVKNERIFAQFMPVPFLSILVDDCITNGVDYNAGGARYNTTYVQGVGLGTITDCLSAIKFHVFEKKNVSMSIMLQALRSNFEGYQNLRNELIFNTPKYGNDDDRADRCLNEVFEIYYNAVDGKPNPRGGVHRVDLLPTTCHIYFGKVTGALPDGRKANTPLSEGISPSQGCDTNGPTAAIKSASKIDHVRTGGTLLNMKFAPQFFKNEEAIKRVSSLVRSYFKLDGHHIQFNVVNADTLRKAQKQPELYRDLIVRVAGFSDYFNDLGPELQNEIITRTEHESI